Genomic DNA from Callospermophilus lateralis isolate mCalLat2 chromosome 11, mCalLat2.hap1, whole genome shotgun sequence:
AATCAGTGAGATTTATTATAGATCTCTTTATAAGAAGAGATTTATTATGAGGAATAGCCCCATGTGATGATGGCAGCTGACAAGATTTATAGTTGGCAAGCTGATTATAGCCAGGAGATGGGTGAGAATGGTGGTTGGCTCTGTCATTCTTATGTGGTgttcccttttctttctctccatttttACCTTGAGTTCAAAAGCCATGAGGAAGTCAGGCAGGGGTTCTCTCTTGCTCATGCGAAGAGTCTGTCAGCCTTTTTATTCTATTCAGACCTTTACCTGATTGGATGAAGTGTGAAAGTCTACACTGGATAGAGCAATCTGCTTTATGCAGTTTACTGATCTAAATGTTAATGTCATCCAGAAACAGACTCTCCAAAATTAATGCTTTGACCAAATGTCCAGTCCAGGTCACTGGGTACACAAGTTGACACAAAACTGCCCATCATGCTGGGcatgttggcacatgcctgtaattccagcggcttgGTAGGCTGAGACTGGAAGATcttaaattcaagaccagcctcagtagtttattgagaacttgtctcagtatttaaaaagggctggcgaTATAGCTCAGTAAATTGCCCCTGAGTTGAATGTCCAGTACCTGTACCCCAAAAGAAAACTGGCCATCATACTTAGATTGGTTCAACCTTGTAGCTCTTGTGAATATGGGTGTAATAacctttttactaggaagcttttCCTTACCCTTGTATGTTTGTTCCTTCATTCTGTCTTTTATGCTTTGATAACTCAGTTTGTTCTGagtcttttttcctctttcctggtTCTAATATGAATTTAAGGCAGTTTACTCAGCTAATTTGTTTTCAGTGCATGTTGTTCTGTGGTTATTCTTTGGTGGTTGGGGGTAGTGTTCATGGATTCTGTCCTTCTTGGAACCCTTGCTCCTCCTTTCCCTAGTCTTGAGAAGACCTTGTCCAGGGGTGCTGTGGTCATGCCACCTATTGATCTTCTACTAAGAAGATTCTGCTGATCTCCCAGCCTTGGGGCTTCTTGTGCTTTGGGTTGTgttccagactgtgcttggagccATTCTAGTTCTCTGAAGGTGCTCCTTCTAGACCCCTAGCACAGTGGTTGGTCTGACAGTTTCCTGGTGCTGCAGGCTATTTGTAACCATGGCACAGTACCTGGCACATGTCTGATGGTGACTAGACTCTCATTCTTGGCTGATTTGGAATGCCGGCTAGCCAGTTCCATCCGGTGTTATTCCCACAAGCTTTGTTATTCTCAAGCTATGAAATCCTAAACGAAGAACTGAAGACACCATCCTGCTCACAGCACTCATCATGCACATGAGGAAATTGAGATGTGGCAAGGGGAGGCCTATGGTACCAGGGGCGGGTCCAGGATTCTCCCCCAGCTCCACACAGCCGGGCCTGCCTTCAGGAAATGGGTGAGAATGGTGGTTGGCTCTGTCATTCTTATGTggtgttcttttttctttctctccatttttACCTTGATTGGTAAAGAAGCCAAATTGTATAGTTTTTCAAACTTTGCCTGTTACCCTCAGTTAGAAGTACCTTTTATTATAGCCAACaaagtacacacacatacaactgGAGCATCAGCtgctctttttttcctctttctgtatttttttattggttctttataGTTGTGCATAATGATGGAATTTGTTATTATATTAATTCGTATGTGGACACACTGTAACAACATAATGTGGTCAGTGTCACTTTCTAGCACttccctgctccctcccttccttctaatccctggtccctttcctctactgatctccctttgattttcatgagattcccacccccatctccacccccacccccacatttccttttcctttctaacttccatgagagaaaacatacaatccTTGACTTTTGAGGAGTTTGGCTTATTTGGCTTAACATATGGTctctggttctatttattttcctgcaaataacataaatttcctttttctttacaactgAATGAAACTCCATTgtctatatataccacattttctttatccattcacccattAATGGACAAATACACTGGTTCCAGAGTTTGGCTATTGAGAATTGAGTTGCTCTAAACATGGGTACGTATCGATCACTACAGTATGAAGACTTTGATCCCTTAGGATACAttccaaggagtggtatagccaAGTCGTATGGTGGTCCCATGCCTAgtcttgaggaacctccatacttttccgtagtggttgtactaatttatgaTACCACCAACAGTGGAAAAGtatttctttttctccacatcatctctagcatttattattgtttgtattcttatgaCTGTCACTCTAACTGGTGTGAAATGAAATctactgtagttttgatttgcatttctctgattgctaatgatgttaaatactttttcatatatttgttgccatatgtatttcctcttttgaaagtgtttgtttaatttatttttccttttattagttaggttatttgggttttggtgttaaatttttcacttttttatatGTTCTAGATATTACTCCTCTGAcataagagtagctagcaaaatttttcttcaattttctcTACTTCTTTCATTCCTCTCTTTACAGTCCTAAttatttgctgtgcagaagctttttaatttgatgccatcccatttgttAACTTGTTAACTATTGGTGTTATTTCCTGATCTTTGTGGTCCCActctctctctattttttctttttttttttttttgtaccagggattgaacccagaagcacttaacctctgagccacatccccagccctttattatattctatttagagacaaggtctcactgagttgcttagggcctcactaagctgctgaggcttgctttgaactcgtgatcctcctgcctcagccttccgagctgctgggattacaggcatgtgtcactgtgccccaCACTATCTACTCTTATTTCATATTATGCAggctgatacacacacacacacacacacacacacacacacatatttagttgtagatggttacaatacctttgttttatttatttattttttgtggtgccgaggatcgaactctGTGCCTCACACCAAGTGTACTACTACTGACCCACAACTGCAGCTGCACACTGATATTTTTTATTCGttttatcttatttaataatttttggtgggatactggggattgaacccaggggcactcgaccactgagccacatctccagccctattttgtattttatttagagacagggtctcactgccttgcttttgctgaggctggctttgaactcatatcctcctgcctcagcctcccaagccactgggattacaggtgtgtgccactgcacccggcttatttcataatttttttttttaagagagagagagaatttcttttttaatatttattttttagttatcggcggacacaacatctttgtttgtatgtggtgctgaggatcgaacctacgcagcacgcatgccaggcgagcgcgctacagcttgagccacatcccctagccccttatttcataatttgtttttttcataatttgtttttaaaaaatattttcttagttgtcaatggacatttattttatttattattatgtggtgctgagaatcgaacccagtgcctgatacatgctaggcaagtgctctaccactgagccccaaccccagccccttattttataatttttaaaaagtcctagTTCCAACCCACAAATTGGGTTCATAATGGGTTGAGACTCGTAATGAGAGCTGCACTTGAGAAACTCTGTTGCGTTTCATCTGCCTCTCTATCCTCTTTCATAGTGTAGCACACTGTTATTTTTTTCAACTCATGGCCTCAGTGTGTCCCAAACCATCTGGACTACTGCTTCATTCTGCAGCCTTAGTGCCTTTCCTCAAGGAAGCCCTCTAGCCCCTGCTGTCAGTTTCCACACCTCTTTGCCCCTGTGGGGTAGCCATCCCTGTTAAACATGAGCTCACCAGGGCAGAGTCAGTGTCTATTTCATAACTGTGTGTAGAATTGAGTTGAAAGAAACCCTTTTTCCCCCTTTCCAGGTGCCATTGGGATGGCCTGTGTAACACCTTCAATCTTTCTATCCCTTCCTAGTTCCTGGCCCAGCTGAAGATCATGGACTACAGCTTGCTGGTAGGCATCCATGATGTGGACCGGGCTGAGCAGGAGGAGATGGAGGTGGAGGAGCGGGCAGAGGATGAGGAATGTGAGAACGACGGAGTGGGCAGCAACCTGCTCTGCTCCTATGGCACACCTCCGGATAGCCCTGGCAATCTCCTCAGCTTTCCCCGGTTCTTTGGTCCTGGGGAGTTCGACCCCTCTGTTGATGTCTATGCCATGAAAAGCCACGAAAGTAAGTAACTGGAGCCTATGCTGGCCTGCCCACTTTCCCCTCTAGGGCAAGACGTCTGGGCAGTGGTGGTGGATATCCACCTTCACCTCATTAACTTGAGGCCGACTTTGGCCTCTTTCTGCTTGAAGACTTCTTTAGCCGTCACCCACAGGAATTTGGGTCTTAGGGTTCTATTTGTCAGGCCTGCCTTCCCCTCTGCACTGGTCCTGAGTGACTGAGGCATGCCCTGCTCTGGCCATAGGATGGACAGACCTTAAGCATACTGAGTAGAGCCAGGACATGAGACATGTGAACTGCTTCCTGAGGTGGCCTGCCCAGTCCGGGGAGCTGGTATTCATCTCTGTTGCTAAATAAGAGGTCCCTATGGGGTGGCTGTGAGGATCAAATAAGATTAGAATGTGAAAGCTTCTGAGAAGGACCCATTGGTCTCTTTGGCAAAGTGATAGGGATAATGTGAACCTCAAGTGAAGGATCATGGGTGTGCCCCAGAGGCTCTTGGCTCTTCTCCCTACCACTTCTTCCTCCTTTCCTGCTTCTACTCACGTTTCAGGTGCCCCCAAAAAGGAGGTCTATTTCATGGCCATCATTGACATCCTCACACCATATGATGCTAAGAAGAAAGCTGCACATGCTGCCAAAACAGTGAAGCATGGGGTGAGCGCTCTCTTTCTTCCTCCAGGGCCAGCCCAGTGGGATACATCTGTACTCACCCTTGGACTCCCAGGAGGAGACCTTGGGCCTTCTGCTctagaaagtgctcttccaccccATTCCTTCCCAGCACAGAGCTCCCTTGCCTTGTGTCCCCTGCCCATCCATACCCCACCCCCACCTGCCAGTCTGGGTAACAAACACAACTTGTTTTTTCTCCAGTTCTCTGGCCCTCTGGGCCCTGAGCCTGCCAGCTTCTTTCCCTGGGGGCTGCCAGGCATGTtgtgcatcttgttgaatggccaGGAATAGCTTTGTTTACATGCCCACACTGCTCCCCATTGGCCTGTTTCCCCACAGCTTGAAGCTACTGTTCTCCACACAGGGCCCCCCACAGAGAACCAGGCCTTCTCTGCCACCTCCCCAGTGCCTTTTTTCTACTTCACTGCAGACCAGAGTGTGTAAATTAGAGGAGTGGAGCCAGGGACATGACACTTTGAACTGCTTCCCGAGGTGGCCTGCCCAGTCTGGGGGTTGGTATTCATCTCTGATGCTAGTAAGAGGTCTGAAGACCTGGCTCCTCCCAGATGCAGCCTCCTGGTTAAGGGCAAGGAACTGACCTGAATGGGCCTCTTGTGTGTTACAGGCAGGGGCCGAGATCTCGACTGTGAACCCTGAGCAGTACTCCAAACGCTTCAACGAGTTCATGTCCAACATCCTGACGTAGTTTTCTTCTGCCTTCAGCCAGAGCCAGAGAGCTGGATATGGGATCGGGGATTGGAGAGGGAGAGGATATATTGGGGCTAGATGGGAGGGTAGGGAACAGAGTGGGGGGGCCTGGAAGGCTTTAGTATTGAGACTGTAGCCTGTGACACTGAGAGCAGCTTTAGCTAGGCAAGAGGGGGATGTGCTGTGTATGCACATGCTCACAGGACATAACCTCACCTTCTGCTtacccttgattttttttccccatttgacCCAGGTTACAAAGGTGTTCCCTTTGGTATCTTGTGACTTGGTGGGTTTATTTGGGCTTTGTTTCTGAAATTTCATTGCTCACCTTGGCCAACTTCCCATCCCTACCCGGCTCTCAGTTTCCTTCAATTAAAGAGGCACCTGGTAGGCCCAGCACAGAGGTCTGCTCCAAGCAGGGTGCACTGACACCAGCAAGGAGAAGAGGTCAGACACCTCGCCCTGCTGCATTTGATCTTACTTGgattaactttttaattttatagagTATTGTGCATAATTTCTTCTACCTTTCTACCTTGGATCCAAGTGAAATGTTACGTTTTTACTCCTCCGTTCTATCCTCCAGTGCTGTCCTCCCAAAGGAGCACTGCAGGCCAATGCCTGACATCTTGGATCAGAGTTGGAGACCTCCAAGGGGAACAGGTCCACCCTCATGGGATGGCAATGGGTGAGGGAGCTGCTGGGCTCTTGGACAGCTGGTTCTCAGAGAACCCTGTGGTCATCATCCAAGTCCCAGGCTCGCTTGGTCCCTGGAGTTGAGATATTCTGTCAAGCCTGCTTCATTGGCTCAAGAGGACCTAGAAAGCACCTTTGGATATAACAGAACTCTCGTGTTTAAATGGGAACTTCCTTTGATGTATGTCAAATAAGGTCTTGTGAGCCTTCCTACTGACCTCCAGGCACTCTCACCTGTGGTTGGCTTGTCACCGAGGACAGAACTCCGAGAACCTGGGTGCTCTTTGCAGAGACACCTCTTTAAGCCTCAGGCCCACCATGTAGATGTCTGGCTCTCTGTACTCATGGTTTTTCACCTGGATGGTTATAGCAAGCAAGGTGCACACAACAAGGAGTGTGGCATCCGAAACTGAGGTTGCTTCTGAGTCacttgaggatgtgactcaggaaATCCAACTTGAAAACCTGAGTGGGGTTTGACCCAGCCCAGCATTGGGgctgtttttcttttattgcctCTCTCTAAACCTGTGGCCCACAAGACTCTGGGAAGTGGCATCCTGCAGCTTCCTTCAGGATTTCCATCCAGTCTCACGCCTGCCTCCCAGGCCCTCAGAAGTGAGCCACACCTGTTTTGTTACCATCAGCAGCTGGTCGCCAGGAGGGAAAATGGCTCAATTGTTCCATGTTGGGGGTGGTACATTCCTATATCATCCCACCCCCTCACCAATAATTGGGAACTTGGGATGAAAGATGGTAAAATTTGTAGATAACCCCAAAGATGTGAAGTTGGTTTGtgaataattttaaatgaatagGTGGTTTCCTGTGGCTTCCTCCAAAATGGCCAAGCTCGGCTTCTGGAGCAGAAACCAATGCTGTGTGTGTCTTGCCCACAGCATTCAGGTCAGAAAGGAATGGAGGCAGCATTCTTGGGCCTCATTGGGGCCACTCCCTTCTGGAAGTGCAGAGCTAGCTCTGAACAATTAGAGCAGGGCCATGAAGTGACTCGGGAAACACTTGGAACCATGTGGCTCTGGGAGAAAACAATTTTGACTTAGGAAAGGGATTATGTAGGAATAATGTTTGGACTTGATTTCCCCCACCTCATAATCAAGAGTGAAGTTTTGGATCTGTTCCCAGTTAGGCCCAGCATCTCCACAGCTTGGAAAGCTGTCTTCCAGCAGCCTCCATAGCCTCGGGCCCCGTCAGCTTTTCTGCATTGGGTCTGCTGATCATGTTGCCATAATGTGTATCAAAAAGTGTCACACAATCTTATCAGTTAAAGCAACTACCAGGTATCTAACTTGTTTAACATTGAGTTTTtgtgagttttttttaaaattatatatatatatacatatatatatatatatatatattgtttacaTTTTGAGAGGTAACATTCTGTTTCAAATGCTTTTTGTTTTCCTGACAGTATTGTTGATTGGGTCGAAACATTTGAGCTGTGGTTTGGtggattttagatttttttttaaaggtcattCTCTGTGCTATCTTCAAAACCTTGGGTTTGGCCCTCTAATTCCTTTGGCATTCAGATGTTTAAAACCTATTTATCTTGGTTTAtacaagttttcttttcttttgtaatgATAAAGATGTTGTTTGGCTTGCAGTCTGAAAATGAATTGATCCCCGCGTTCACCTGCTCCCTCTTCTTTCCCAAGTCCTGCCATTCCCTTTGTGGGCGGTAGGAGGCGTCTCAGGGGAAGGGACTATTCCCAACCTACCTCCCCCAGGCCATGCAGAGAAGTTGAACAGTCTTATGGTACCCCAGAATAATTTGGGGTCTCCTGGAAACAAAGGTATAGGAATAAGGACTAGGCTGAATGGTGAGGCCTGGGTGAGATAAGGGCAGGGTTCCTTTCCATTCCCTCATTCTCCCCTTTACTGGGTAACATCTACTCAACTTCTCTGCCTCTGTCCCTGTCCCTCTTCTGAAATGTCACAGCTGAGC
This window encodes:
- the Pip4k2b gene encoding phosphatidylinositol 5-phosphate 4-kinase type-2 beta isoform X3; this encodes MHNILKKYHQFIVECHGNTLLPQFLGMYRLTVDGVETYMVVTRNVFSHRLTVHRKYDLKGSTVAREASDKEKAKDLPTFKDNDFLNEGQKLHVGEESKKNFLEKLKRDVEFLAQLKIMDYSLLVGIHDVDRAEQEEMEVEERAEDEECENDGVGSNLLCSYGTPPDSPGNLLSFPRFFGPGEFDPSVDVYAMKSHESAPKKEVYFMAIIDILTPYDAKKKAAHAAKTVKHGAGAEISTVNPEQYSKRFNEFMSNILT